The following proteins come from a genomic window of Pseudomonas sp. WJP1:
- a CDS encoding glycosyltransferase family 4 protein, with protein MFIVHIADITMFYAPASGGVRTYLDAKHHRLCTRPGIRHSLLIPGAVLSEQDGIYTVPAPALPFGKGYRFPLRLAPWRNVLQDLQPELIEVGDPYLTAWAALDARRQLDVPVIGFYHSDLPLLASNRMGNWVTPNVEAYVSKLYGNFDRVLAPSRVMADKLIGLGVKNVFVQPLGVDLQMFHPDARDTRLRAELGLDENTHLLIFAGRGSKEKNLPVLLECMKRLGRRYHLLLVGSSMPTTVPGNVTVIDGFCPAPQVARLMASADALLHAGDQETFGLVTLEAMACGIPVVAVAAGAFEEIITDQCGLLCTPNDSLAMANAVRELFSRGSAALGQQARRHVERYYAWDAVVNSLLGHYHAVLGSQWPRAANA; from the coding sequence ATGTTCATCGTGCATATCGCTGACATAACCATGTTCTACGCCCCTGCCAGCGGTGGCGTGCGCACTTATCTGGATGCCAAGCATCATCGCCTGTGCACCAGGCCCGGTATCCGCCACAGTCTGCTGATACCTGGGGCCGTTCTCAGCGAACAGGATGGCATCTACACGGTTCCGGCTCCCGCCCTGCCCTTCGGCAAAGGTTATCGCTTCCCTCTGCGCCTGGCACCCTGGCGCAATGTCCTGCAGGATCTGCAACCGGAGCTGATCGAAGTCGGCGACCCCTACCTCACCGCCTGGGCGGCCCTGGACGCCCGTCGCCAACTGGATGTGCCGGTCATCGGCTTTTATCACTCCGACCTGCCACTGCTGGCTAGCAATCGAATGGGCAACTGGGTCACGCCAAACGTCGAGGCCTATGTCAGCAAGCTCTACGGCAACTTCGACCGGGTACTGGCGCCGAGCCGGGTCATGGCCGACAAACTCATTGGCCTTGGGGTGAAGAACGTTTTCGTGCAGCCCCTGGGGGTTGATCTCCAGATGTTTCATCCCGATGCACGGGATACCCGCCTTCGGGCCGAATTGGGCCTCGACGAAAACACGCATCTATTGATCTTCGCCGGGCGCGGTTCCAAGGAGAAGAACCTGCCGGTGCTGCTCGAATGCATGAAGCGCCTGGGCCGACGTTATCACTTGCTGCTGGTCGGTTCGTCGATGCCGACCACTGTACCGGGTAATGTCACGGTCATCGACGGGTTCTGCCCTGCCCCCCAAGTCGCCCGCCTGATGGCCAGTGCCGACGCCTTGCTGCATGCCGGCGACCAGGAAACCTTTGGCCTGGTGACTCTTGAAGCCATGGCTTGCGGCATCCCGGTGGTGGCGGTGGCCGCTGGCGCCTTTGAGGAAATCATCACCGACCAATGTGGCCTGTTGTGTACACCCAACGATTCGTTGGCCATGGCCAACGCCGTGCGCGAACTGTTCAGCCGGGGCAGCGCAGCCCTCGGCCAGCAAGCCCGACGTCATGTCGAGCGCTATTACGCCTGGGACGCGGTGGTCAACAGTCTGCTCGGCCATTATCACGCCGTCCTCGGCAGCCAATGGCCGCGAGCCGCCAATGCTTGA
- a CDS encoding polysaccharide deacetylase family protein: protein MLEPTDTPGLLLVLHDVAPLTWADYQPFVEAVDALGSVPITWLVVPDFHKHYNLRAHPQFRHQLSARLERGDELVLHGYFHCDDAPKASTPRDWFMRRIYTHEGEFYSLSREAALTRLHAGIEMFQHYDWPLQGFVAPAWLMSEGTRQALRQLPLNYTSDARHLFRLPEFTAIDAPGLVWSARSAWRRGLSKLVSQQLEQRWRTAPVIRLGLHPVDMRHEFSRTYWLQTLKRLLDEGRAPMTKSRWLALHSERMGRAA from the coding sequence ATGCTTGAACCCACGGATACGCCCGGCCTGCTGCTGGTACTTCACGATGTCGCGCCACTCACCTGGGCCGATTACCAGCCCTTTGTCGAGGCCGTCGATGCGCTTGGCAGCGTGCCGATCACCTGGCTGGTGGTGCCGGACTTCCACAAACACTACAACCTGCGAGCCCACCCGCAATTTCGTCATCAGCTCAGTGCACGGCTCGAGCGTGGCGATGAACTGGTGCTGCACGGTTATTTTCATTGCGATGACGCGCCGAAGGCGAGCACTCCCCGCGACTGGTTCATGCGCAGGATCTACACCCATGAAGGCGAGTTCTACAGTTTGTCTCGCGAGGCCGCCCTCACCCGCCTGCACGCCGGCATTGAGATGTTCCAGCACTACGATTGGCCGTTGCAGGGTTTCGTCGCGCCGGCCTGGTTGATGAGCGAAGGCACACGCCAGGCCTTGCGCCAATTGCCGCTGAATTACACCAGCGACGCCCGCCATCTTTTTCGCTTGCCCGAGTTCACGGCGATCGATGCTCCCGGCCTGGTCTGGAGTGCGCGCAGTGCCTGGCGGCGCGGTTTATCGAAGCTGGTCAGCCAGCAACTCGAACAGCGCTGGCGAACGGCGCCGGTGATTCGATTGGGCCTGCACCCGGTGGACATGCGTCATGAGTTCTCGCGTACATACTGGCTGCAAACCCTCAAGCGCCTGCTCGATGAGGGCCGCGCGCCCATGACCAAGTCCCGTTGGCTGGCCTTGCACAGCGAGCGCATGGGGCGTGCGGCATGA
- a CDS encoding lysylphosphatidylglycerol synthase transmembrane domain-containing protein: protein MSRSILLCVGLLAAVLIPWLLGGSETWSRLKDFPLSSLLVMFGMILLCWVVNTLRLRLLLGDQRNKVSPVKSLGVVMAAEFAYCATPGGSGGPLTIMALLARNGVRPARGSAVFAMDQLSDLLFFLCALTGILIYALFQHLSQHMAWLLIVSALSMFGGLVSCVVMARYHRLVIRLGGRLLARLNVESSTRMRWARKLLHFLAAFTDTLKLPPQTLITVFGLTCVHWILRYSVLYLALRGLGADLQWAWSFLIQMVSLSAGQFSLLPGGAGAAELTSAALLAPMVGKSTAAAAILIWRAVTYYFYLLVGGPVFLLMLGRPLLKKLMKNVYP, encoded by the coding sequence ATGAGTCGCTCGATCCTGCTATGCGTCGGCCTGCTCGCCGCGGTGCTGATTCCCTGGCTCCTGGGTGGCAGCGAAACCTGGTCGCGGCTCAAGGACTTTCCACTGAGCAGCTTGCTGGTCATGTTCGGCATGATCTTGCTGTGCTGGGTGGTCAACACCCTGCGATTACGCCTGCTGCTGGGAGATCAGCGCAACAAGGTCAGCCCGGTCAAGAGCCTGGGCGTGGTGATGGCCGCCGAATTTGCCTATTGCGCCACGCCGGGTGGCAGCGGCGGGCCACTGACCATCATGGCCTTGCTGGCGCGCAACGGCGTACGACCGGCCCGGGGCAGTGCCGTGTTTGCCATGGACCAACTGAGCGATCTGCTGTTTTTCCTCTGCGCATTGACCGGAATTCTGATTTACGCGCTGTTCCAGCATCTCAGCCAGCACATGGCGTGGTTGCTGATCGTCAGCGCCCTCTCGATGTTCGGTGGGCTGGTCAGTTGCGTGGTGATGGCGCGTTATCACCGCCTGGTGATTCGCCTGGGAGGCCGACTGCTGGCACGCCTCAACGTCGAATCATCGACCCGCATGCGCTGGGCACGCAAACTCCTGCACTTTCTGGCGGCCTTCACCGACACCCTGAAGTTACCCCCGCAGACACTGATCACAGTGTTTGGCTTGACGTGCGTGCATTGGATCTTGCGTTACAGCGTGTTGTACCTGGCGCTGCGTGGGCTCGGCGCCGACTTGCAGTGGGCCTGGAGCTTTCTGATCCAGATGGTTTCATTGAGTGCGGGGCAGTTCAGCCTTTTGCCAGGCGGCGCCGGGGCGGCTGAATTGACTTCAGCGGCACTGCTGGCCCCCATGGTGGGTAAATCCACGGCGGCGGCCGCCATACTGATCTGGCGGGCGGTGACCTATTACTTCTATTTGCTGGTGGGAGGGCCGGTGTTTTTGCTGATGCTGGGCCGGCCATTGCTCAAGAAGCTCATGAAGAACGTGTATCCGTAG